The Bacteroidota bacterium genome contains a region encoding:
- a CDS encoding endonuclease has protein sequence MPEGPSIVLLKEAVKPFEGKKIISVYGDTKIDKERLLNKKVLEFKTWGKHFLICFKGFTVRIHLLMFGSYTINERKLSKIEQGKERPVRLGLEFSKGEINFYSCAVKMLEGDVDDIYDWSGDVMNDDWDAKQAKKKLKEIPDTLITDGLLDQNIFAGVGNIIKNEVLYRVKVHPQSKIGEIPARKISEIIKEARNYSFQFLEWKRKYELKKHWLVHTKKTCLRCNLPIIKKYLGKTKRRTFYCDNCQVLYK, from the coding sequence ATGCCTGAGGGTCCTTCAATAGTTTTACTGAAGGAAGCGGTTAAACCTTTTGAAGGCAAAAAAATTATTTCTGTTTACGGAGATACAAAAATAGATAAGGAAAGGCTTTTGAATAAAAAGGTTTTGGAGTTTAAAACCTGGGGAAAGCATTTCCTTATTTGTTTTAAGGGCTTTACTGTAAGAATTCATTTGCTGATGTTCGGCTCGTATACCATCAATGAAAGAAAGCTCAGTAAAATTGAACAAGGTAAAGAAAGGCCCGTACGGTTAGGATTAGAATTTTCCAAGGGGGAAATTAATTTTTACTCTTGCGCAGTTAAGATGCTGGAAGGAGATGTAGACGATATTTATGACTGGAGCGGAGATGTAATGAACGATGATTGGGATGCCAAACAAGCAAAGAAAAAGCTGAAGGAAATACCCGATACTTTAATAACCGATGGATTACTTGACCAGAATATTTTTGCCGGAGTTGGAAATATAATAAAGAACGAAGTTTTATATAGGGTGAAGGTGCATCCGCAAAGTAAAATAGGTGAGATCCCCGCAAGGAAAATTTCTGAGATAATTAAAGAAGCGAGAAATTATAGCTTTCAGTTTCTTGAATGGAAAAGAAAGTATGAGCTTAAAAAGCACTGGCTTGTACATACAAAAAAGACCTGCCTTAGATGTAATCTTCCTATCATAAAAAAATATCTCGGCAAAACTAAACGAAGAACTTTCTACTGTGATAACTGCCAGGTGTTATATAAATAA
- a CDS encoding LysM peptidoglycan-binding domain-containing protein, translated as MKLHKLLVFMLVFSLAVMTSHKVFAQDEPTEMTMEDWQKMMDEYTAKKDQLTIQLNNLNTEIDGLKKSNADKDAALTKAESDLYAAVGSTKSGVADYRKDFEATEKMINSKSGNVADARKKFDALKASKVRCLPEFWDRFNAMEKKLLDWEKPVEPPKSNKYTVVKGDCLWKIAGKKEIYGNPRMWPVLWDANKTVTLDPKAPKNTKTKITNPNLIYPGQQLVVPTLTDKMKKDAMMMKNKWMKKRTKKSDTTTDTKKDEKKDMKKDEKKDMKKDTKKDEKKDMKKDEKKDVKKDAPKDVKKDAPKDVKKDEKKK; from the coding sequence ATGAAATTACATAAATTATTAGTATTTATGTTAGTTTTCTCCTTAGCTGTAATGACATCACACAAAGTCTTTGCTCAGGATGAACCAACTGAGATGACCATGGAAGACTGGCAAAAAATGATGGACGAATACACAGCTAAGAAAGATCAGTTAACGATCCAACTTAACAACTTAAACACAGAAATAGACGGTTTAAAGAAATCAAATGCAGATAAAGATGCAGCTTTAACAAAAGCTGAATCAGATTTATATGCTGCAGTTGGTTCTACAAAATCAGGTGTTGCTGATTACAGAAAAGATTTTGAAGCAACAGAAAAAATGATCAACAGCAAATCAGGTAACGTTGCTGATGCTCGTAAAAAATTCGATGCTTTAAAAGCTTCAAAAGTACGTTGCTTACCAGAATTCTGGGATAGATTCAACGCAATGGAAAAGAAACTTCTTGATTGGGAAAAACCAGTTGAGCCACCAAAATCAAACAAATACACAGTTGTAAAAGGTGATTGTTTATGGAAAATTGCCGGTAAAAAAGAAATCTATGGTAACCCAAGAATGTGGCCTGTATTATGGGATGCTAACAAAACAGTTACTTTAGATCCTAAAGCTCCTAAAAATACAAAGACAAAAATCACCAACCCAAATCTTATTTATCCTGGACAACAGTTAGTAGTTCCTACATTAACTGACAAGATGAAAAAAGATGCAATGATGATGAAGAACAAATGGATGAAGAAGAGAACAAAAAAATCTGACACAACCACAGATACAAAGAAAGATGAAAAGAAAGATATGAAGAAAGATGAAAAGAAAGATATGAAGAAAGACACAAAGAAAGATGAAAAGAAAGATATGAAGAAAGATGAAAAGAAAGACGTTAAAAAAGATGCACCTAAAGATGTAAAAAAAGATGCACCTAAAGACGTTAAAAAAGATGAAAAGAAAAAATAA
- a CDS encoding T9SS type A sorting domain-containing protein codes for MKPLKLTPVLILFLSLLLTNLSYPQTGWVSINDYRSYYYLDGQFVNNNTIYLCGGFNGIAKSTDKGVSWVWKSNIVDTYNGFSDLQFFNEQNGVMCGEYIGVYKTSNAGDTWQKIYSTGDQSYVGSVSFINANTGFLLTKGQTKLLKTTDAGESWNEIYSFSSMTNKIFFINAETGFRNDYMGNNQSSQILKTTDGGASWTYSYSVPFDIKQFEKLNDGSILAMTYSAGLIKSTDFGSTWVTLLDANASAGNLSVINQNNFIVTHYGNKAKYTTDGGLTWSEKDLPANGNIFTNTSGDIIFSAGDFQRGLYKINNNWNQIEDVFKNSIRQNLTDIKIFDYNNFYIFADSNYVIKSTNGGVSLSKENWGASTAAVYFKDMNNGYAAIGKKICRTQNAGASWDTISNLSPYYQGQYFEISNMHFLTDNFAYLTIANSGMQWSSRQILFTTDGGYNWHSSGVSSYSSGSGTYYSSQSIVDFKMTSQSTGYYILAASTSSQFGQTTYSYELRKTSNGGNNWISLNTNINTQKIYHIDFINDNTGYASIDSNRFMKTIDGGATWILKNYLSSSPEQIYMIDEMNIYNVSVEKFYRTRNGGITWEVQNPGINMTSGYNKISFLNSDIGYIIGRDGTILKTTTGGTVLIGNNNSLTADKYFLSQNYPNPFNPETKIQFSIPKNGLVKIVVYDMLGREVKELVNEFKQQGSYNVSFNGASLSSGIYFYKLITDDFVETKKMILVK; via the coding sequence ATGAAACCTCTAAAACTTACCCCGGTTTTAATTCTTTTTTTATCTCTACTACTTACAAATCTTTCCTATCCCCAGACGGGATGGGTATCAATAAATGATTACCGGTCATATTATTATTTGGATGGTCAATTCGTCAATAATAATACTATATATTTATGCGGCGGATTTAATGGTATAGCTAAAAGTACCGATAAAGGTGTCAGCTGGGTTTGGAAATCTAATATTGTTGATACATACAACGGTTTCTCAGATTTACAGTTTTTCAATGAACAAAACGGTGTTATGTGCGGTGAATATATTGGAGTTTATAAAACTTCTAATGCGGGCGATACATGGCAAAAAATCTATTCGACCGGCGATCAAAGTTATGTAGGTTCAGTTTCTTTTATAAATGCAAACACCGGTTTTTTGCTAACGAAAGGTCAGACAAAACTTTTAAAAACAACTGACGCAGGAGAGAGCTGGAACGAAATTTATTCCTTTTCCTCTATGACTAATAAAATCTTTTTTATTAATGCTGAAACAGGATTTAGAAATGATTACATGGGAAATAACCAGTCCAGCCAGATTCTGAAGACGACTGACGGCGGAGCTTCATGGACTTATTCATACTCCGTTCCTTTTGATATAAAACAATTTGAAAAATTGAACGATGGAAGTATTCTTGCAATGACATATTCTGCCGGATTAATAAAATCAACAGATTTTGGCAGCACATGGGTTACACTTTTAGATGCAAATGCTTCTGCCGGAAATCTTTCGGTAATAAATCAAAATAATTTTATAGTTACTCATTACGGAAATAAAGCAAAATATACAACTGATGGCGGTTTGACTTGGTCTGAAAAAGACCTTCCTGCAAATGGTAATATTTTTACCAATACATCAGGAGATATTATTTTTTCAGCCGGCGATTTTCAAAGAGGGCTTTACAAAATAAACAATAACTGGAATCAAATAGAGGATGTATTCAAAAACTCTATAAGACAAAATCTTACCGATATAAAAATATTTGATTATAATAACTTTTATATTTTTGCAGACAGTAATTATGTAATAAAAAGCACTAATGGAGGAGTAAGTTTATCAAAAGAAAACTGGGGAGCTTCTACAGCAGCCGTCTATTTTAAAGATATGAATAACGGTTATGCAGCTATTGGAAAAAAAATATGCAGAACACAAAATGCAGGAGCTTCCTGGGATACAATCAGTAATTTATCTCCTTACTATCAGGGACAATATTTTGAAATTTCAAATATGCATTTTCTTACTGATAATTTTGCATATTTAACTATAGCTAATTCCGGAATGCAGTGGAGCAGCAGACAAATTTTGTTCACAACAGATGGAGGATATAACTGGCATTCTTCGGGAGTTTCATCCTATAGTTCAGGCTCGGGCACATATTATAGTTCTCAAAGCATTGTCGATTTTAAAATGACATCACAAAGTACAGGTTATTATATTTTGGCCGCATCAACCAGCTCACAATTCGGACAAACTACTTATAGTTATGAATTAAGAAAAACATCAAACGGCGGAAATAACTGGATAAGCTTGAACACAAATATAAATACACAAAAGATATACCATATAGATTTTATTAACGATAATACCGGATATGCATCCATAGACTCTAACAGGTTTATGAAAACAATAGACGGCGGTGCAACATGGATACTAAAAAATTATCTGAGCAGTTCTCCGGAACAAATTTACATGATTGATGAGATGAATATATATAATGTATCAGTCGAGAAATTTTATAGAACGAGAAACGGAGGAATTACCTGGGAGGTTCAAAATCCGGGAATTAATATGACATCCGGCTATAATAAAATTTCTTTCTTGAATTCCGATATTGGATATATTATTGGAAGAGACGGCACAATTTTAAAAACCACAACCGGCGGAACAGTCTTAATAGGTAATAATAATTCATTAACAGCCGATAAATATTTTCTCTCTCAAAATTACCCTAACCCGTTCAATCCTGAAACAAAAATTCAGTTCTCAATTCCTAAAAACGGACTTGTAAAAATTGTAGTATATGATATGCTTGGCAGAGAAGTAAAAGAATTAGTAAATGAATTTAAGCAGCAGGGAAGTTATAATGTTTCATTCAACGGAGCATCGCTTTCAAGCGGAATATATTTCTATAAATTAATTACTGATGATTTTGTTGAAACAAAGAAAATGATTTTAGTAAAATAA
- a CDS encoding DUF2892 domain-containing protein, with protein sequence MEANVGGIDKILRISLGLIVILTGWLVFHSWWALIGILFLFSGMASKCFVYNFFGFSTKKKK encoded by the coding sequence ATGGAAGCAAACGTAGGCGGTATAGATAAAATTTTAAGAATTAGTTTAGGATTAATTGTCATTCTTACAGGCTGGCTGGTTTTTCATAGCTGGTGGGCTCTTATCGGAATACTTTTTCTTTTTTCAGGCATGGCATCAAAGTGTTTCGTTTATAATTTTTTTGGCTTCAGTACAAAAAAGAAAAAATAA
- a CDS encoding OsmC family protein: MKMEIFYEGNKKVNASFNGYIIKTDQPEKSGGDGTAPSPFDLFLSSIGTCAGFYVKSFCDQRNIPADNIKIVQTMDFNVDTHLISKINVDIQLPPEFPEKYRSAVIASANLCTVKKHLANPPTLEVTSSVNENILVN, translated from the coding sequence ATGAAAATGGAAATATTTTATGAAGGCAACAAAAAAGTTAACGCAAGCTTTAACGGCTATATAATAAAAACTGACCAGCCGGAGAAATCAGGCGGGGACGGGACGGCTCCTTCACCATTCGATTTATTTTTATCTTCCATCGGCACATGTGCAGGATTTTATGTAAAATCATTCTGCGACCAGAGAAATATTCCTGCTGATAATATAAAAATAGTACAGACGATGGATTTCAACGTTGATACCCATCTGATAAGCAAAATTAATGTAGATATTCAGCTTCCGCCGGAATTCCCTGAAAAATACAGAAGCGCAGTGATTGCATCAGCAAATCTTTGTACAGTTAAAAAGCACCTGGCAAATCCTCCAACATTGGAAGTAACATCTTCAGTAAATGAAAATATTTTAGTAAACTAA
- a CDS encoding AI-2E family transporter, whose protein sequence is MNKPLQIPFYLKISQIILGIIAFIFVLYIGQAIILPLIYSLILAILMNPAVNYLLSKKVNKIVAISIVLLVTTLLLLALIYFISAQIVSFGEVLPQLKSKFNMLVGQSTDFISRTFHVDHKTINGWIDKGKTELGSSSSVLIGQTLSTFTDVVLVITLLPVYIFMFLYYKPLLLEFISKLSPPENRESVGEVLVETRLLVQSYLSGLLLEAVIVSALNALGLFVLGVDYALLIGIIGGILNIIPYLGGIIATAIPMLLALATKSPTTALLVLGVYLLVQFIDNNYLMPVIVASRVKINALFSVIVVLIGGALWGIAGMFLAIPLTALVKVIFDRVDSLEPFGFLLGDSMPKNQNSFLRLLKKKSKDKKVETKAKTA, encoded by the coding sequence ATGAACAAACCCTTACAAATTCCTTTTTACCTGAAAATATCTCAGATTATTCTGGGAATAATCGCTTTTATATTTGTATTGTACATAGGTCAGGCAATAATTCTGCCTCTTATTTATTCTCTTATACTTGCAATCCTGATGAACCCGGCAGTGAATTATCTTTTAAGTAAAAAAGTAAATAAGATAGTTGCTATTTCAATTGTACTTCTTGTAACAACACTGTTACTGCTTGCATTGATTTATTTTATTTCTGCTCAGATAGTAAGCTTCGGAGAAGTACTGCCACAGCTGAAATCAAAATTCAATATGCTGGTTGGTCAATCAACTGATTTTATTTCAAGGACTTTCCATGTTGATCACAAAACAATTAATGGATGGATTGATAAAGGTAAAACAGAACTAGGCTCGAGTTCATCAGTACTGATAGGTCAGACACTCAGCACTTTTACAGATGTCGTACTTGTTATCACATTATTGCCTGTTTATATTTTTATGTTCTTGTATTATAAACCTCTCCTGCTTGAATTCATTTCAAAGCTTTCTCCCCCCGAAAACAGGGAATCCGTTGGTGAGGTTTTGGTGGAAACCAGATTGTTAGTTCAAAGTTATCTTAGCGGACTTTTGCTTGAAGCAGTTATTGTTTCTGCGTTAAATGCTCTGGGACTTTTTGTGCTTGGAGTAGATTATGCTCTGCTAATCGGAATTATCGGTGGAATATTAAATATTATTCCTTATCTGGGGGGTATTATTGCGACAGCTATTCCTATGCTTCTTGCACTGGCTACAAAGTCACCAACAACTGCATTACTTGTACTTGGTGTTTATCTGCTTGTTCAGTTTATAGATAATAATTATCTGATGCCGGTAATTGTGGCATCACGCGTAAAAATTAATGCACTTTTTTCAGTAATAGTTGTTTTAATAGGAGGAGCCCTATGGGGAATTGCAGGTATGTTCCTTGCTATTCCGCTTACAGCTCTGGTAAAAGTAATTTTTGACAGAGTAGATTCGCTTGAGCCGTTTGGATTTTTATTGGGAGATTCGATGCCGAAAAATCAGAACAGTTTTTTAAGACTGCTTAAGAAAAAATCAAAAGATAAAAAAGTTGAAACTAAAGCAAAAACTGCTTAG
- a CDS encoding winged helix-turn-helix transcriptional regulator, translating to MKTLIERTSSEKLTRASEMLKTMAHPVRLSIIDLIRNNSKLSNTDIQNKLNIEQPILSQHLTLMRDKGIIDFEKSGKFSYYYLKQNDFMKIIDCVENCCKKI from the coding sequence ATGAAAACATTGATAGAGAGAACTTCATCCGAAAAACTTACCCGCGCATCTGAAATGCTGAAGACGATGGCGCATCCGGTAAGGCTTTCCATAATTGACCTTATCAGAAATAACTCTAAGCTTAGTAATACGGATATTCAAAACAAACTGAACATAGAGCAGCCGATTTTATCACAGCATTTAACATTAATGAGAGATAAAGGAATAATTGATTTTGAGAAAAGCGGAAAGTTCAGCTACTACTATTTAAAGCAAAATGATTTTATGAAAATAATTGACTGCGTTGAAAACTGCTGCAAAAAAATTTAG
- the rsmB gene encoding 16S rRNA (cytosine(967)-C(5))-methyltransferase RsmB: MNKEKHPNGKASAEPKQNNHGKAPAEPKANNSENSNPEETHQEAAHGFEVLPYDFNEQFKEKHKKPLYADARSLAVKIVTRCERTDSYLDKLIDTELKHDTLNDFDKALLNELTHGVIRWMRRLDWFLNGFYRGSYEKCQPEVRNAMRVALYQIMFLNKIPYSAAVNEAVEFVKRLHGDKHAGVVNGLLRTIIRTLENLVWPTRDVDEVNYLGMVQSHPNWMVKRWIQRLGFDDAEKFCEFNNKRPILGLRINKLKSNIDEVETYLNNKGIATRRGANLDYFLTIKSMGRIYTDEYFKNGYFSVQDESAGLVSTLLDPKPGDIVMDLCAAPGGKTMHMAELMNNEGRIIAIEKYSSRAKALEVNIKRTNVTNTEVVYDSILSPETELLKTELLGKADKILLDAPCSGLGVITKKPDIKMKRELEDIQKLQKLQMELINESAKYLKPGGVLVYSTCTTEPEENFDVVKDFLEKNPDFKIDSAERFVKNKKIVTKEGYIETYPFRNYIDGSFSIRLVKNS, from the coding sequence ATGAACAAAGAAAAACATCCGAACGGTAAGGCTTCTGCCGAACCGAAGCAAAACAATCACGGAAAGGCACCTGCCGAGCCGAAAGCAAACAATTCTGAAAACTCAAATCCCGAAGAAACACATCAGGAAGCTGCGCACGGCTTTGAAGTTCTTCCTTACGATTTCAACGAGCAATTTAAAGAGAAGCATAAAAAACCTTTATACGCTGATGCCCGTTCACTTGCTGTAAAAATTGTTACACGTTGTGAAAGAACTGATTCATATCTTGATAAACTTATTGATACAGAATTAAAACACGATACCCTTAACGATTTCGATAAAGCTTTACTGAACGAACTTACTCACGGAGTTATAAGATGGATGAGAAGGCTTGACTGGTTCCTTAATGGATTCTACAGAGGAAGCTATGAAAAATGTCAGCCTGAAGTCCGAAATGCAATGAGAGTTGCGCTGTATCAGATAATGTTCCTCAATAAAATTCCTTACTCTGCTGCAGTAAACGAAGCTGTTGAGTTTGTAAAAAGACTTCACGGAGACAAGCATGCCGGAGTAGTAAACGGATTGCTGAGAACGATTATAAGAACACTAGAAAATTTAGTCTGGCCGACAAGAGATGTTGATGAAGTGAATTACCTTGGAATGGTTCAGTCACATCCTAACTGGATGGTAAAAAGATGGATTCAAAGACTTGGATTTGATGATGCGGAAAAATTCTGCGAGTTTAATAACAAACGACCTATCCTTGGGCTTCGCATCAATAAATTAAAATCTAATATTGACGAAGTTGAAACATATCTTAACAATAAAGGCATTGCAACTCGCCGCGGTGCAAACCTTGATTACTTCCTGACAATAAAATCCATGGGAAGAATTTATACTGATGAGTATTTTAAGAACGGATATTTTTCTGTTCAGGATGAAAGCGCAGGACTTGTCTCTACCTTGCTTGATCCGAAGCCGGGTGATATAGTAATGGACTTATGCGCAGCACCCGGAGGTAAAACCATGCATATGGCAGAGCTGATGAACAACGAAGGCAGAATAATTGCGATTGAAAAATACTCATCGAGGGCAAAAGCGCTTGAAGTGAATATCAAAAGAACTAATGTAACAAATACTGAAGTTGTTTATGACAGCATCTTAAGTCCTGAAACAGAATTATTAAAAACAGAGTTGCTTGGCAAAGCCGATAAGATTTTACTTGATGCTCCTTGTTCAGGACTTGGTGTAATTACAAAGAAGCCTGATATAAAAATGAAGAGAGAGCTTGAAGATATTCAAAAGCTTCAGAAGCTTCAGATGGAACTGATAAATGAATCAGCAAAGTATTTAAAGCCGGGCGGAGTATTGGTTTACTCTACATGTACAACTGAACCGGAAGAAAATTTTGATGTTGTAAAAGATTTTCTCGAAAAAAATCCTGACTTTAAAATTGATTCAGCCGAAAGATTTGTAAAGAATAAAAAAATTGTAACGAAGGAAGGTTATATAGAAACGTATCCGTTCAGAAATTATATTGACGGCTCGTTTTCGATAAGATTAGTCAAGAATAGCTAA
- a CDS encoding DUF72 domain-containing protein → MSKEWRIGCSGFYNRNWKGVFYPEDFPQSKFFNYYSEKFNSLELNVTFYRFPKTETLKKWHDKSPGGFDFAVKAPKLITHMKKLNDCDRLLDDFYSACEDGLKEKLGCTLFQFPPSYKYTEERLEQVIKSLRSEFKNVIEFRDAGWWNKKVYDTLAENKIIFCTVNHPKLPEDIVINSDTAYIRLHGNPDIFYSKYSYEELQKLYAAVNKKRKVKTIYIFFNNTASTAGVLNALEMKTLTA, encoded by the coding sequence ATGAGTAAAGAATGGAGAATCGGCTGCTCGGGATTTTACAACAGGAATTGGAAAGGGGTTTTTTATCCTGAAGATTTCCCGCAAAGCAAATTTTTCAATTATTATTCGGAAAAATTTAATTCACTGGAGTTGAATGTAACTTTCTATCGCTTCCCGAAAACAGAAACGCTGAAGAAGTGGCATGATAAAAGTCCCGGCGGTTTTGACTTCGCCGTAAAAGCTCCCAAGCTTATTACTCACATGAAAAAGCTAAATGATTGCGATAGATTACTGGATGATTTTTATTCAGCTTGTGAAGATGGACTAAAAGAGAAATTAGGATGCACGCTGTTTCAGTTTCCGCCGAGTTATAAATATACTGAGGAAAGACTTGAACAGGTGATAAAAAGTCTCAGATCCGAATTTAAAAATGTAATTGAATTCAGAGATGCAGGGTGGTGGAATAAAAAAGTTTACGATACTCTTGCTGAAAATAAAATTATCTTCTGCACTGTTAACCATCCGAAGCTTCCTGAAGATATTGTTATAAACTCAGATACAGCGTACATAAGGCTGCACGGAAATCCGGATATATTTTATTCAAAGTACTCTTATGAAGAGCTTCAGAAACTCTACGCAGCTGTTAACAAAAAACGGAAAGTAAAAACTATTTATATTTTCTTCAACAATACTGCAAGTACTGCCGGAGTTCTAAATGCTTTGGAAATGAAAACTTTAACCGCTTAA
- a CDS encoding RNA polymerase sigma factor, protein MNTLTYQSISLPFKIIKLFCILCNYKPLGNLIPDLTESELIKGLLDKNESAFRFLIDTYGDRVHNTILSIIQSKEDAEDLTQEVFVEIYNSISKFKGDSQLYTWIYRIATTKALDLLRKRKAKKRFAFVTSIFSNEDEEMEISDFNHPGVIIENEERAKILFKALNKLSENQRIAFTLSQIENLSYKEISEVMKLSVSSVESLIFRAKTSLKKILKDYYTKE, encoded by the coding sequence ATGAATACGTTAACTTATCAAAGCATTTCATTACCTTTTAAAATCATAAAATTATTTTGTATTTTATGTAATTATAAACCTCTAGGAAATTTAATCCCCGATTTGACAGAGTCCGAGCTAATAAAAGGTCTTCTTGATAAAAATGAATCTGCTTTCAGATTTCTTATAGATACTTACGGAGACCGTGTCCATAACACCATCCTTTCAATAATACAAAGTAAGGAAGATGCTGAAGATCTGACTCAGGAAGTATTTGTGGAAATTTATAATTCCATTTCAAAGTTCAAAGGCGACTCACAGTTATACACCTGGATTTATAGAATAGCAACAACTAAAGCTCTTGACTTACTCCGTAAACGCAAAGCTAAAAAGCGTTTTGCATTTGTCACATCAATTTTTTCCAATGAAGATGAGGAAATGGAGATAAGTGACTTTAATCATCCGGGAGTAATAATTGAAAATGAAGAAAGAGCAAAAATTTTGTTTAAGGCATTGAACAAACTTTCAGAGAACCAGAGAATCGCATTTACACTAAGCCAGATAGAAAACTTAAGCTACAAAGAAATTTCCGAAGTAATGAAGCTTTCTGTCTCATCAGTTGAATCATTGATCTTCCGAGCGAAGACCAGTCTTAAAAAAATTTTGAAAGATTATTACACTAAAGAATAA
- a CDS encoding PhoH family protein, with the protein MIEKKIDLSGIDLLNFCGVNDKNIELIKEAFDSTIVVRGDSIFLKGEKNEIENIERAVEELKFLQKRQGHITPHDVELVLDLLDNTKEFEVRNKVKPGTNELQEIILFKKNDFIKPRTATQLEYVKKIKENDIVFAIGPAGTGKTYLSVAFAVAALKSKEINKIVLARPAVEAGESLGFLPGDLSEKIDPYLRPLYDALDDMLPTDKLKSYMEKGTIEVVPLAYMRGRTLNNAFIILDEAQNATTTQMKMFLTRIGANSKAIVNGDVTQIDLPRKDMSGLIQINEILQGIDGIGFVYFNKTDVVRHKLVMDIIDAYEKMNDKK; encoded by the coding sequence ATTATAGAAAAAAAAATTGATTTATCCGGAATTGACCTGCTCAATTTTTGCGGAGTGAATGATAAAAATATCGAACTGATAAAAGAAGCGTTCGATTCTACCATAGTTGTAAGAGGCGATTCCATATTTCTAAAAGGCGAGAAAAACGAAATTGAAAATATAGAGAGAGCTGTTGAAGAATTAAAATTTCTTCAGAAGAGACAGGGACATATTACACCTCACGATGTTGAGCTGGTTCTTGATTTGCTGGATAACACCAAAGAGTTTGAAGTCAGAAACAAAGTTAAGCCGGGTACTAATGAGCTTCAGGAAATTATTTTATTTAAGAAAAATGATTTCATAAAGCCCAGAACGGCTACTCAGCTTGAATATGTTAAGAAAATAAAAGAGAACGATATAGTATTTGCTATAGGTCCTGCTGGAACAGGGAAGACATATCTTTCTGTTGCCTTTGCAGTTGCCGCATTGAAAAGCAAAGAGATTAATAAAATTGTTCTTGCAAGGCCGGCAGTTGAAGCTGGTGAAAGTTTAGGATTTCTTCCGGGAGATTTATCAGAGAAAATAGATCCATATCTTCGGCCATTATATGATGCCCTTGACGATATGCTGCCTACCGATAAATTAAAAAGCTACATGGAAAAGGGAACAATAGAAGTTGTGCCATTAGCCTATATGAGAGGGAGAACCTTAAATAATGCCTTCATCATCCTTGATGAGGCTCAGAACGCCACTACAACACAGATGAAGATGTTCCTGACACGTATTGGTGCTAATTCAAAGGCTATTGTAAACGGAGACGTTACGCAGATTGACTTGCCAAGAAAAGATATGTCGGGATTAATACAGATTAATGAAATCCTTCAGGGAATAGATGGTATTGGATTTGTTTACTTTAATAAAACAGATGTTGTAAGACACAAGCTGGTGATGGATATTATTGATGCATATGAGAAAATGAATGATAAGAAATAA